A region of Pongo pygmaeus isolate AG05252 chromosome 15, NHGRI_mPonPyg2-v2.0_pri, whole genome shotgun sequence DNA encodes the following proteins:
- the LOC129012817 gene encoding bcl-2-like protein 2 isoform X2 — translation MATPASAPDTRALVADFVGYKLRQKGYVCGAGPGEGPAADPLHQAMRAAGDEFETRFRRTFSDLAAQLHVTPGSAQQRFTQVSDELFQGGPNWGRLVAFFVFGAALCAESVNKEMEPLVGQVQEWMVAYLETRLADWIHSSGGWAEFTALYGDGALEEARRLREGNWASVRTVLTGAVALGALVTVGAFFASK, via the exons ATGGCGACCCCAGCCTCGGCCCCAGACACACGGGCTCTGGTGGCAGACTTTGTAGGTTataagctgaggcagaagggttaTGTCTGTGGAGCTGGCCCCGGGGAGGGCCCAGCAGCTGACCCGCTGCACCAAGCCATGCGGGCAGCTGGAGATGAGTTCGAGACCCGCTTCCGGCGCACCTTCTCTGATCTGGCGGCTCAGCTGCATGTGACCCCAGGCTCAGCCCAACAACGCTTCACCCAGGTCTCCGATGAACTTTTTCAAGGGGGCCCCAACTGGGGCCGCCTTGtagccttctttgtctttggGGCTGCACTGTGTGCTGAGAGTGTCAACAAGGAGATGGAACCACTGGTGGGACAAGTGCAGGAGTGGATGGTGGCCTACCTGGAGACGCGGCTGGCTGACTGGATCCACAGCAGTGGGGGCTGG GCGGAGTTCACAGCTCTATACGGGGACGGGGCCCTGGAGGAGGCGCGGCGTCTGCGGGAGGGGAACTGGGCATCAGTGAGGACAGTGCTGACGGGGGCCGTGGCACTGGGGGCCCTGGTAACTGTAGGGGCCTTTTTTGCTAGCAAGTGA